A genomic segment from Alteribacillus bidgolensis encodes:
- a CDS encoding tyrosine-protein phosphatase encodes MIDIHTHILPGIDDGPKTMEDSIALAKQAEAEGIHTMVATPHHQNGAFTNNGEDIRALVHYFNQVLKDNNVDLTVLSGQEIRMYGELLDDLNQGTAISVNDSRYVLVELSSVQVPRYTSQLFYDMQINGYVPVIVHPERNQTFKEKPEELYQLVKNGALTQVTAHCFTNRMNKKTRQFAEQLVTHNMAHIISSDAHNTDKRTFDLAFAYHRIEKKLGFDYLYILKENAERIITNQNVIIDPPERIKKKKFLGMF; translated from the coding sequence ATGATAGACATTCATACTCATATTTTACCTGGAATAGATGATGGTCCTAAGACAATGGAGGACAGCATTGCTTTGGCGAAACAAGCAGAAGCAGAAGGGATTCATACCATGGTAGCAACCCCGCATCATCAAAATGGAGCATTTACAAACAATGGAGAGGATATACGAGCTCTTGTTCATTATTTCAATCAAGTGTTGAAAGACAATAACGTGGATCTCACCGTTCTATCAGGACAAGAGATCCGGATGTATGGTGAATTACTAGACGATTTAAATCAAGGAACGGCCATTTCTGTGAATGACAGCCGCTATGTGCTGGTCGAATTATCATCGGTGCAAGTACCGCGATACACCTCACAGTTATTTTACGACATGCAGATCAACGGATATGTACCTGTTATTGTTCATCCGGAAAGAAACCAAACATTTAAAGAAAAACCAGAAGAACTCTATCAACTTGTGAAAAACGGTGCATTAACCCAGGTAACAGCCCATTGCTTTACTAACCGAATGAATAAAAAAACACGGCAATTTGCCGAGCAATTAGTCACTCACAACATGGCTCATATCATATCTTCAGACGCCCACAATACAGACAAGCGTACCTTTGACCTCGCTTTCGCTTACCATCGTATTGAAAAAAAGCTAGGATTCGACTATTTATATATATTAAAAGAAAATGCAGAAAGAATCATCACGAATCAAAACGTAATCATAGACCCGCCAGAGCGCATCAAAAAGAAGAAGTTTCTAGGAATGTTTTAA
- a CDS encoding VOC family protein produces the protein MNRLNIITLGTKDIVKSHKFFKQLGFDTSIRGAESNPDIIFFRNEGTRIALYPLEKLALDVNEHNPPEIVRGFSGITLAYNVSTAGVFYHVCNLLYQLLRRPYQS, from the coding sequence ATGAACAGATTAAATATTATCACACTGGGTACAAAAGACATTGTAAAGTCACACAAGTTCTTCAAACAATTGGGGTTTGATACTTCAATTAGAGGGGCAGAATCCAATCCAGATATTATTTTTTTTAGGAATGAAGGCACAAGAATTGCACTCTATCCTTTAGAGAAATTAGCTTTAGATGTTAATGAACATAACCCTCCTGAGATTGTACGGGGCTTTTCGGGAATAACTCTTGCTTATAATGTGAGTACGGCGGGCGTTTTTTACCACGTATGCAATCTTTTGTACCAGCTTTTGCGGAGACCTTACCAGTCTTAA
- a CDS encoding sulfotransferase domain-containing protein, whose amino-acid sequence MFNKIISIHGVPRSGTSWLGQIFNSLLNTRYKFQPLFSYAFKDAINIRSSKSEIMGYYEKLYSTNDEFLDQTKQIEKGYYPQFNKLNSPDTLVTKMVRYHYLIPKLLEEVENIKIIAIVRNPFEVLSSWKNAPKELPPELDFEEEWRYAQNRNLFKPEEYFGYEKWKEATKLYLWAKEKYPDKVLIIKYEDLVSNTEALTKKMFDFCNLEIDDQTLEFINVSKSKKDDDPYSVYKKDIDLDKGQKQLPKCIVDTIYQELNDTEFKQFL is encoded by the coding sequence ATGTTTAATAAAATTATCTCTATACATGGAGTTCCTCGATCAGGAACATCGTGGCTAGGACAAATATTTAACAGTTTACTTAATACAAGATATAAGTTTCAACCTTTATTTTCGTATGCATTTAAGGATGCTATCAATATTAGAAGCAGTAAGTCTGAAATCATGGGTTACTATGAAAAATTATATAGTACTAATGATGAGTTTTTAGATCAAACTAAACAAATTGAAAAAGGGTATTATCCACAATTCAACAAATTGAATTCACCAGATACTTTGGTTACCAAAATGGTGAGATATCATTATCTAATACCTAAGCTATTAGAGGAAGTAGAAAATATAAAGATTATTGCCATTGTTCGCAATCCGTTTGAAGTCTTAAGTTCGTGGAAGAATGCACCTAAAGAGTTACCTCCGGAACTAGATTTTGAAGAAGAGTGGCGATATGCACAAAATCGAAACCTTTTTAAACCGGAGGAATACTTTGGTTATGAAAAATGGAAAGAAGCTACTAAGCTTTATTTATGGGCGAAGGAAAAATATCCTGACAAAGTTTTGATAATAAAATATGAAGATTTAGTATCTAATACAGAAGCGTTAACTAAAAAAATGTTTGATTTTTGTAATTTAGAAATTGATGATCAAACATTAGAATTTATTAATGTATCAAAGAGTAAAAAAGATGATGACCCATACAGTGTTTATAAAAAGGATATTGATTTAGATAAAGGGCAGAAACAATTACCGAAATGTATTGTTGATACTATTTATCAAGAACTCAATGATACTGAATTTAAACAGTTTTTGTAA
- a CDS encoding LysR family transcriptional regulator, producing the protein MTLQQLRYVIEVAKQRSISKAAHRLFISQPSLSNAIKELENELGIAIFSRTNKGIVITSEGSEFLGYARQVIEQTDLLENRYANTAQSPQQHFSVSTQHYAFAVSAFVKLLKNYNRDEYEFTLRETRTYEIIDDVKNLRSEIGILYVNDFNQQVIRKFLREGNLTFHELFQAKPHVFISSTNPLAAQKYVTLADLDPYPYLSFEQGDYNSFHFSEEILSTISRRKNIRVSDRATLFNLLIGLNGYTISTGVISYDINDDDIVAVPLKVDESITVGYIQHKNVANSPLATIYINFLKETIAEELTLL; encoded by the coding sequence GTGACATTGCAACAATTGAGATATGTGATTGAAGTGGCGAAGCAACGATCGATTAGTAAAGCTGCGCATCGATTGTTTATTAGTCAGCCGAGTCTGTCGAATGCGATTAAAGAATTGGAGAATGAACTGGGGATTGCGATTTTTTCTCGTACGAATAAGGGGATTGTTATTACGTCAGAGGGTTCGGAGTTTTTAGGTTACGCCAGGCAGGTGATTGAACAGACAGACTTGCTTGAAAACCGCTATGCCAATACGGCTCAATCCCCGCAGCAGCATTTCTCTGTATCTACCCAGCATTATGCCTTTGCGGTCAGTGCGTTTGTGAAGCTGTTGAAAAATTATAATCGGGATGAATATGAGTTTACGTTACGAGAGACGAGGACGTATGAAATAATTGATGATGTAAAAAACCTTCGTAGTGAAATTGGGATTTTGTATGTAAATGATTTTAACCAACAGGTCATTCGGAAGTTTCTGAGAGAAGGAAATTTAACGTTTCATGAGCTATTTCAGGCCAAGCCGCATGTGTTCATCAGTTCAACTAATCCACTCGCGGCTCAGAAGTATGTTACCTTAGCTGATTTGGATCCTTATCCGTATTTGTCATTTGAACAAGGGGACTATAATTCGTTTCATTTCTCCGAGGAGATATTAAGCACCATCTCAAGGCGCAAAAATATTCGTGTCAGTGATCGGGCCACGTTGTTTAACCTGCTGATAGGATTGAATGGATACACGATTTCCACAGGAGTAATCAGTTATGACATCAACGACGATGATATTGTGGCGGTGCCGCTTAAGGTGGATGAGAGCATTACAGTCGGGTATATTCAACATAAGAATGTGGCAAACAGCCCGCTGGCAACGATTTATATCAATTTCTTAAAGGAAACGATTGCCGAAGAACTAACTTTGCTATAG
- a CDS encoding DegT/DnrJ/EryC1/StrS family aminotransferase has translation MNERIFLSSPHMSDEGYEMEYVKEAFETNWIAPLGENVNGFERELAEKVGSKAAAALSSGTAAIHLALRSAGVGEGDIVFCPTFTFSATANPIIYQNAIPVFIDSNYETWNMCPKALEEALEKYPEVKAVIIVHLYGLSADMDKIMEICKKHNVVVIEDAAESLGSYYKGQHTGTFGDYGIFSFNGNKIITTSGGGMLFSNNEEKVAKVRFWATQSRDQARHYQHSELGFNYRMSNVVAGIGRGQLKVLDQRVEKKKYIFEFYKRELAHLEGIEFMPVNDWDEPNYWLSSLTLRGKVRPIDVMEALEKENIESRPVWKPMHLQPFFEKYDFVGTDVSDNLFEDGICLPSDTKMTLEDLERIVKIIKRLWIAR, from the coding sequence GTGAACGAGAGAATTTTTCTTTCATCACCACATATGAGTGATGAAGGTTATGAAATGGAATATGTAAAAGAAGCTTTTGAAACTAACTGGATTGCCCCTCTTGGAGAAAATGTAAATGGGTTTGAAAGAGAACTGGCAGAAAAGGTTGGCTCTAAAGCAGCGGCAGCACTTTCTTCTGGAACAGCAGCTATTCACTTAGCTTTAAGATCTGCAGGAGTTGGTGAAGGGGATATCGTTTTCTGCCCTACTTTTACTTTTTCCGCTACAGCTAATCCAATAATCTATCAAAATGCCATTCCTGTTTTTATAGATAGTAATTATGAAACTTGGAATATGTGCCCTAAAGCATTGGAAGAAGCTCTTGAGAAGTATCCAGAAGTAAAAGCAGTTATTATTGTTCACCTTTACGGTCTTTCCGCAGATATGGATAAGATTATGGAGATTTGTAAGAAACATAATGTTGTAGTTATTGAAGATGCGGCTGAGTCACTCGGCAGTTATTACAAGGGACAGCATACAGGGACATTTGGTGATTATGGTATCTTCTCTTTTAATGGAAATAAAATAATTACTACTTCCGGTGGTGGAATGCTATTTTCTAATAATGAAGAGAAAGTTGCAAAAGTGAGATTCTGGGCAACTCAGTCAAGAGATCAAGCAAGGCACTATCAACATAGCGAACTAGGATTTAATTACCGCATGAGCAATGTTGTTGCTGGTATTGGGAGAGGGCAGCTTAAGGTGTTAGATCAGAGAGTAGAAAAGAAGAAATATATATTTGAATTTTATAAGAGAGAACTTGCCCACCTTGAAGGCATTGAGTTTATGCCTGTTAATGATTGGGATGAACCAAACTATTGGTTGAGCTCATTGACACTAAGAGGTAAGGTTAGACCAATTGACGTTATGGAAGCTCTTGAAAAAGAGAATATTGAATCAAGGCCAGTCTGGAAGCCAATGCATTTGCAGCCGTTCTTTGAGAAGTACGACTTTGTTGGAACTGATGTATCTGATAATTTATTTGAGGATGGTATTTGTTTACCTTCTGACACAAAGATGACGTTAGAGGATTTAGAAAGGATAGTTAAAATCATAAAAAGGTTGTGGATAGCGCGATGA
- a CDS encoding LCP family protein translates to MRRKKDRKKRRILKVVLILVGLLLIGGGAYGYYVYNDVKQTVDTKMHDPVSTIDIEHTQRKVKERETLNVLLLGIDERQGDSGRSDTMIVMTLDPNNDRMQMISIPRDTRTTIEGEGMDDKINHAYAFGGTEMAVDTVEKFLDIDLDYYVRMNMEGLAQLVDSVGGIEVENDRAFQHNGNLFKEGKIQLNGEEALSFVRMRKEDPDGDAGRNQRQRQVIQGVIEKGASISGVNKYQDILHVLGNNVSTNMSFENMRNLAMNYRSARSNIESYQMTGQGQRIDDIYYLIVSDEEIEKVNKMIEEFQS, encoded by the coding sequence ATGAGAAGAAAAAAGGACAGAAAAAAGCGTCGAATCCTTAAAGTTGTGCTTATTCTTGTTGGACTCTTACTTATCGGAGGCGGAGCGTACGGGTATTATGTGTACAATGACGTTAAACAGACCGTCGATACAAAAATGCATGACCCAGTGAGTACCATTGATATAGAACATACACAACGAAAAGTGAAAGAACGAGAGACGTTAAATGTGCTGTTACTGGGAATTGATGAACGACAAGGAGACAGCGGACGGTCGGATACGATGATCGTTATGACGCTTGATCCAAATAACGACCGCATGCAAATGATCAGCATTCCAAGAGACACAAGAACGACAATTGAAGGCGAAGGAATGGATGATAAAATCAATCATGCGTATGCCTTCGGTGGTACGGAGATGGCTGTTGATACGGTTGAAAAATTCCTCGACATTGATTTGGATTACTACGTGCGCATGAATATGGAAGGATTGGCACAGTTGGTCGATTCGGTTGGCGGCATTGAAGTGGAAAATGACCGTGCTTTTCAGCATAATGGTAACCTATTTAAAGAAGGTAAGATTCAGTTAAATGGAGAAGAAGCTTTAAGTTTTGTACGGATGAGAAAAGAAGATCCTGATGGAGACGCGGGGCGCAATCAACGGCAGCGCCAGGTGATCCAGGGAGTGATTGAAAAGGGAGCTAGTATATCCGGGGTAAATAAATATCAAGACATTCTTCATGTGCTGGGAAATAACGTTAGCACGAATATGTCCTTTGAAAATATGCGAAATCTAGCGATGAATTACCGTAGTGCTCGAAGTAATATAGAATCCTACCAAATGACCGGACAAGGGCAAAGGATAGATGACATATATTATCTCATTGTGTCAGATGAAGAAATTGAAAAAGTAAATAAAATGATCGAAGAGTTTCAGTCGTAA
- a CDS encoding CpsD/CapB family tyrosine-protein kinase, producing the protein MGLKFKKKKDTLKKRAVITHENPKSPIAEQYRTLRTNLQFASVDKELESLLITSPGPFEGKSLTAANVAAVFAQQGKKVLLVDADLRKPTIHYTFQVANTTGLSSYLVNDLSLTNVVQNSGIDNLYLLSSGPVPPNPSELLSSKQMKKMMTEANQHFDLIIFDTPPVLAVTDTQILSNDVDGVLLVIRSKQTESEAAKKARDLLKQSHANILGAVLNDQSTKDSNYYYYYGNK; encoded by the coding sequence TTGGGTCTTAAATTTAAAAAGAAGAAAGATACGTTGAAAAAAAGAGCGGTTATTACGCATGAAAATCCCAAATCACCAATCGCTGAACAATACCGGACGTTACGAACAAATCTGCAATTTGCCTCGGTAGATAAAGAATTGGAATCGCTGCTTATTACATCTCCCGGCCCATTTGAGGGAAAATCGCTTACCGCAGCAAATGTCGCGGCGGTTTTTGCACAGCAAGGGAAAAAGGTGCTGCTCGTCGATGCGGACTTAAGAAAGCCGACCATTCATTATACGTTTCAAGTTGCCAATACAACCGGATTGAGCAGCTATTTGGTCAATGATTTATCGTTAACAAACGTTGTTCAAAACAGCGGAATTGATAACCTTTATTTATTATCAAGTGGACCAGTCCCACCGAATCCTTCAGAATTACTAAGTTCCAAACAAATGAAAAAAATGATGACAGAAGCAAACCAACATTTTGATCTTATTATTTTCGATACTCCACCCGTGTTGGCAGTTACGGACACACAAATCCTCTCAAACGATGTGGACGGAGTCCTGCTTGTCATTCGAAGCAAGCAAACCGAGTCGGAAGCTGCAAAGAAAGCACGTGATTTACTTAAACAATCGCATGCCAATATTTTAGGTGCTGTGCTAAATGACCAAAGTACAAAAGATAGCAATTACTATTATTATTACGGTAACAAATAA
- a CDS encoding site-specific integrase has translation MIDPYWILTNQDLDPITRDRINEYLLSLKVANKAEATITKNRQILDYFFRKSQLSFDQLTSENILKWLNAYAKGKKPKTVALVFSTLSTFFPFCESEDYLDHPLMKKRWQPRIPEVLPKPLNKKAVFGI, from the coding sequence TTGATAGATCCGTATTGGATTTTGACGAACCAGGACTTGGATCCAATAACGAGAGATCGGATTAATGAGTATTTATTAAGTTTGAAGGTGGCAAATAAAGCGGAAGCGACCATTACAAAAAATCGACAAATATTAGACTACTTCTTTCGGAAGTCTCAGTTATCATTTGATCAATTGACGTCAGAGAACATTCTAAAATGGTTGAATGCGTATGCCAAGGGAAAGAAACCAAAAACGGTGGCGCTGGTTTTTTCCACCCTATCGACCTTTTTTCCATTTTGCGAATCCGAAGATTATCTGGATCATCCTCTCATGAAAAAGAGGTGGCAACCGAGGATTCCAGAAGTGCTTCCCAAGCCTTTGAATAAAAAAGCTGTATTTGGCATTTAA
- a CDS encoding sugar transferase, which produces MKHANFGFYRNYFKRLIDFTLSLIAIILLSPLFLIIAVVIKLDSKGPVLFIQERAGLNNSKFRIYKFRTMVNNADRLGSGLRTSKNDVRITKVGNILRKTSLDEIPQLINILKGDMSIVGPRPTVEKVTLQLSKDDLKRHIVRPGITGLAQVNGRQSLNWAEKIKYDLKYVDHLTFLVDFKILIKTILVVFKQDSVHKEEISKEFKNL; this is translated from the coding sequence ATGAAGCATGCTAATTTCGGATTTTATAGAAATTACTTCAAAAGGTTAATTGACTTTACTTTATCTTTAATAGCAATAATATTATTATCTCCGCTTTTTTTAATTATTGCTGTTGTGATAAAACTTGATTCTAAAGGGCCAGTGCTTTTTATACAAGAAAGAGCTGGGCTAAATAATTCTAAATTTAGAATTTATAAATTTAGAACTATGGTTAATAATGCAGACCGTTTAGGTTCTGGGTTAAGAACTAGTAAAAACGATGTGAGAATAACAAAAGTAGGAAATATCTTAAGGAAAACAAGTTTGGATGAAATACCGCAATTAATAAATATATTAAAAGGTGATATGAGTATTGTAGGCCCTCGTCCAACAGTGGAAAAAGTTACTTTGCAATTGTCAAAAGATGATTTAAAACGCCATATAGTTAGACCCGGTATTACAGGGTTAGCTCAAGTAAACGGAAGACAATCATTAAACTGGGCAGAAAAGATTAAATATGACTTGAAATATGTTGATCATTTAACATTTCTTGTAGATTTTAAAATTCTAATAAAGACTATACTGGTTGTATTTAAGCAGGATTCGGTGCATAAAGAAGAGATATCAAAAGAATTTAAAAATTTATAG
- a CDS encoding YveK family protein, translating into MEETISLKEILDVLKKRMLLIISITIGAVFVSAMVTFFLLTPTYESSSQFIVNQSDTQEPNGIYEGNDIQTNVELINTYNVIIKSPAILSEVIEEHGFNLTPEKLAKKIQVSNEENSQVVTVTVTDENPHVAADMANATVETFQAEIPSLMNVDNVNILSPAAVAADVSPVSPQPALNIAIAFVVGLMAGVGLAFLLEFLDNTIKTEDDIEHSLGLPVMGSISTIKESDVPARGRVPKAQVSEVRRKSVGS; encoded by the coding sequence ATGGAAGAGACGATTTCACTTAAAGAGATTTTGGACGTGCTGAAAAAGCGGATGCTGCTTATTATTTCTATTACGATAGGAGCAGTTTTCGTTAGTGCGATGGTTACATTTTTTCTATTAACTCCAACCTATGAATCTTCTAGTCAGTTCATTGTCAATCAATCAGATACGCAAGAGCCGAATGGTATCTATGAAGGAAATGATATACAGACGAATGTGGAACTTATTAATACATATAACGTGATTATTAAGAGTCCGGCGATCTTAAGTGAGGTGATTGAAGAGCATGGATTTAATTTGACGCCGGAAAAGCTGGCTAAAAAAATTCAAGTTTCGAATGAAGAGAATTCTCAAGTGGTGACGGTAACGGTGACTGATGAAAATCCACATGTGGCAGCGGATATGGCAAATGCTACAGTGGAGACCTTTCAAGCGGAAATTCCGTCATTAATGAATGTCGACAATGTTAACATTTTGTCGCCTGCTGCTGTGGCTGCTGATGTGTCACCGGTAAGTCCGCAGCCTGCTTTGAATATAGCCATTGCGTTTGTCGTTGGTTTAATGGCAGGGGTAGGTCTCGCGTTCTTGCTTGAATTTTTAGATAATACGATAAAAACCGAAGACGATATTGAACACTCCCTCGGTCTTCCTGTGATGGGAAGTATATCTACCATTAAAGAAAGTGATGTGCCGGCACGGGGACGAGTACCGAAAGCCCAAGTTTCTGAGGTAAGGAGGAAGTCGGTTGGGTCTTAA
- a CDS encoding nucleoside-diphosphate sugar epimerase/dehydratase has translation MTYGKRLLALMGIDSFIVMIAVFIGGFLIYNTDYVGSAIIFASSFTLVVSHHLFAYIFNLYKRVWQYASINELKSIFKAITLSIITTAAMQIVVFDALHIRTLTITWMLHILLIGGSRFAWRIYRDTYIKPSKNKKRTLIVGAGNAGTMVARQMQQSNESELLPVAYVDDDMTKQHLEIMGVPVAGQIKDIQQVVENAEIEHIVIAIPSLQKQDVQRIYEECLKTNIKTQILPLMEDLLSGKVSVNQFRDVQVEDLLGREPVELDIDGISESITGKTVLVTGAGGSIGSEICRQITKFNPARLILLGHGENSIYDIEMELKQCNIITELVTEISDIKDKEKMELVFERERPDVVFHAAAHKHVPLMERNPEEAVKNNVIGTKNVAEAADENGTSTFVMISSDKAVNPTSVMGATKRIAEMVVQHMDKTSPTRFVSVRFGNVLGSRGSVIPLFKKQIQKGGPVTVTHPEMTRYFMTIPEASRLVIQAGALARGGEIFLLDMGEPVKIVVLAKNLIKLSGYSEDEIGIKYTGMRPGEKMFEELLKDDEVYPEQIYPKIHIGKTPEVHEQFYSGVLNNYPVLTSTELRDTLINIANFKTEDYTLTKMS, from the coding sequence ATGACATATGGTAAACGCTTATTGGCGTTAATGGGGATTGATTCATTTATTGTGATGATTGCGGTATTCATTGGTGGGTTTCTTATTTACAATACAGATTATGTTGGCTCTGCTATTATTTTTGCAAGTTCTTTTACTTTAGTCGTTTCGCATCATCTATTTGCTTACATCTTTAATCTGTACAAACGTGTGTGGCAATACGCCAGCATAAATGAGTTAAAAAGTATTTTTAAAGCTATTACATTATCTATTATTACAACGGCTGCTATGCAAATAGTTGTGTTCGATGCTTTGCATATACGGACGCTTACGATCACATGGATGCTTCACATTCTATTGATCGGAGGATCACGGTTCGCTTGGAGAATCTATAGAGATACGTACATAAAACCGAGCAAAAACAAAAAGCGGACATTAATTGTGGGAGCGGGAAATGCAGGGACAATGGTAGCGAGGCAAATGCAGCAAAGCAACGAAAGTGAACTGCTTCCCGTAGCTTATGTCGATGACGATATGACCAAACAGCACCTTGAAATAATGGGTGTACCAGTAGCCGGACAAATAAAAGACATACAACAAGTTGTTGAGAATGCAGAAATTGAACATATAGTGATTGCTATTCCATCATTACAAAAGCAAGATGTTCAAAGAATATACGAAGAATGCCTAAAAACGAACATAAAAACACAAATCCTTCCATTAATGGAAGACTTGCTAAGTGGAAAAGTCTCGGTTAACCAATTTCGTGATGTGCAAGTAGAAGACTTGCTCGGACGTGAACCGGTGGAACTCGATATTGATGGAATTTCTGAATCTATTACCGGGAAAACCGTACTGGTTACGGGTGCCGGCGGCTCGATAGGTTCAGAAATATGCCGGCAAATAACAAAGTTCAACCCAGCTAGACTCATTTTGCTTGGGCATGGGGAAAACAGTATCTATGATATTGAAATGGAACTAAAGCAATGTAACATTATAACCGAACTAGTCACGGAAATTTCCGATATTAAAGATAAAGAGAAAATGGAACTGGTTTTTGAACGGGAACGGCCGGATGTAGTCTTCCATGCAGCTGCACACAAACACGTACCTCTTATGGAACGAAATCCAGAAGAAGCGGTAAAAAACAATGTCATTGGCACAAAAAATGTCGCTGAAGCCGCAGACGAAAATGGGACAAGCACCTTTGTGATGATATCAAGTGACAAAGCAGTTAATCCAACAAGTGTCATGGGTGCGACCAAACGGATTGCGGAAATGGTCGTTCAGCACATGGACAAAACAAGTCCTACTAGATTCGTCTCTGTTCGTTTTGGTAATGTACTCGGCAGTCGCGGCAGTGTGATTCCATTGTTCAAAAAACAAATTCAAAAAGGCGGTCCGGTTACTGTTACCCATCCGGAGATGACACGTTACTTTATGACGATTCCAGAAGCATCACGACTTGTCATCCAAGCCGGCGCACTTGCTAGAGGCGGTGAAATCTTCTTACTTGATATGGGAGAGCCAGTCAAAATCGTTGTTCTGGCCAAGAATCTGATTAAACTGTCAGGTTACAGTGAAGACGAAATAGGAATCAAATATACCGGCATGCGTCCAGGAGAAAAAATGTTTGAAGAGCTCTTAAAAGACGACGAAGTCTATCCCGAACAAATCTATCCAAAGATTCACATCGGGAAGACACCGGAAGTTCATGAACAATTCTACAGTGGTGTACTAAATAACTATCCTGTCCTTACATCGACAGAATTACGAGATACTTTAATAAACATAGCGAATTTTAAAACGGAAGACTATACACTAACCAAAATGAGTTAA
- a CDS encoding homocysteine S-methyltransferase family protein, protein MGKRSLEQRLNEGTVVVAEGYLFEMERRGYLQAGSFVPEVALEHPEALKQVYRDYMNAGSDVVLAFTYNAHREKMRIIGKEHLHEPLNRSAIRLAKEVAKEHPTEEALVAGNISNTNIFDPEDADSAEEVRSIFAEMATWCKEEGVDFINAETFYYHEEAVIALEEIQKQGLPAVVTLGLMGENILRDGYTVEESCKILSEKGALVVGMNCFRGPNTMQPYLKGIRNEVEGYVGGLPIPYRTTEEHPTFFNLPDGGCSCSLPTETTFPTSLDPLYHNRYELAEWAKEAKDIGINYIGLCCGASPAMIRAVAEAIGYETINSKYSPDMEKHFLFGKDKTLKGHNLNYSKKA, encoded by the coding sequence GTGGGGAAAAGAAGTTTAGAACAAAGATTAAACGAAGGCACAGTCGTTGTAGCCGAAGGATATTTATTTGAAATGGAGCGCAGAGGTTATTTACAGGCAGGATCGTTTGTACCAGAAGTAGCGCTGGAGCACCCGGAGGCTTTAAAGCAAGTATATCGAGATTACATGAATGCCGGTTCAGATGTGGTTTTAGCTTTCACCTATAATGCCCACCGTGAAAAAATGAGAATTATAGGTAAAGAACATTTACATGAGCCGTTAAACCGGAGTGCGATTCGTTTGGCGAAGGAAGTGGCGAAAGAACATCCTACAGAAGAAGCGTTAGTTGCAGGCAACATTTCGAATACGAATATTTTTGATCCGGAAGATGCTGATTCTGCGGAAGAAGTAAGAAGTATATTTGCAGAAATGGCCACGTGGTGTAAAGAAGAAGGCGTCGATTTTATAAATGCGGAAACTTTTTATTACCATGAAGAGGCCGTTATTGCGCTAGAGGAAATTCAAAAACAAGGTCTGCCGGCAGTCGTTACATTAGGGCTGATGGGCGAAAATATACTGCGGGATGGTTATACCGTTGAAGAATCCTGTAAAATTCTTTCTGAAAAGGGTGCGTTAGTGGTTGGGATGAACTGTTTCCGCGGACCAAATACGATGCAGCCATACCTGAAGGGAATTAGAAATGAGGTAGAAGGATATGTCGGTGGATTGCCCATTCCATATCGCACGACAGAAGAACACCCGACGTTCTTCAACTTGCCCGATGGAGGATGCAGTTGTTCCTTGCCGACCGAAACCACGTTCCCGACATCCTTAGACCCGCTTTATCACAATCGGTACGAATTAGCGGAATGGGCGAAAGAAGCAAAAGATATTGGTATTAATTATATTGGTCTTTGCTGCGGGGCCTCACCTGCGATGATCAGAGCAGTAGCAGAAGCGATAGGATACGAAACTATTAATTCCAAATATTCACCGGATATGGAGAAACACTTCTTATTCGGGAAAGATAAAACGCTAAAGGGTCATAATCTAAACTACAGTAAAAAAGCATAA